The Streptomyces sp. NBC_01244 genome contains a region encoding:
- the pgsA gene encoding CDP-diacylglycerol--glycerol-3-phosphate 3-phosphatidyltransferase, translated as MTGAPASAAGGTGRRPAPGAKLGAAAVNQASLWNIANILTMIRLVLVPGFVMLLLADGGYDPVWRALAWAAFAVAMITDIFDGHLARTYNLVTDFGKIADPIADKAIMGSALVCLSWLGDLPWWVTGVILGRELGITLMRFWVIRYGVIPASRGGKLKTLTQGVAVGMYVLALTGPLATLRFWVMAAAVVLTVVTGLDYVRQAVVLRRKGLAAERAAR; from the coding sequence ATGACCGGAGCCCCGGCATCTGCGGCGGGCGGGACCGGCCGCCGGCCCGCGCCCGGCGCGAAGCTGGGCGCCGCGGCGGTCAATCAGGCCAGCCTGTGGAACATCGCCAACATCCTGACGATGATCCGGCTGGTCCTGGTGCCGGGATTCGTGATGCTGCTGCTCGCCGACGGGGGCTATGACCCCGTCTGGCGGGCGCTGGCGTGGGCGGCGTTCGCCGTCGCCATGATCACCGACATCTTCGACGGGCACCTGGCCCGTACGTACAACCTGGTCACGGACTTCGGCAAGATCGCCGACCCCATCGCCGACAAGGCGATCATGGGGTCGGCATTGGTGTGTCTGTCGTGGCTCGGCGATCTTCCCTGGTGGGTCACCGGGGTGATCCTCGGCCGGGAACTCGGGATCACTCTCATGCGTTTCTGGGTCATCAGATACGGAGTGATTCCGGCGAGCCGGGGCGGGAAGCTGAAGACCCTGACCCAGGGCGTGGCGGTGGGCATGTACGTGCTCGCGCTGACCGGGCCGCTGGCGACGCTGCGGTTCTGGGTGATGGCGGCCGCCGTCGTCCTGACCGTCGTCACCGGTTTGGACTACGTCCGGCAGGCCGTCGTGCTCCGGCGCAAGGGGCTCGCCGCGGAGCGTGCCGCGCGGTGA
- a CDS encoding DNA-formamidopyrimidine glycosylase family protein, translating to MPEGDTVYRTAARLREALAGKELIRSDLRVPRFATADLTGFTTLEVVTRGKHLLMRFGPPPAPDTGSGAGTDTGRGAAPHPLLTLHTHLRMDGTWRILPATTGAPTGPPTAAPARPRPPGPAHEIRVILGTATHTAVGYRLPVVELLRTADEHRAVGHLGPDLLGPDWDEATAAANLLATPARPLGEALLDQRNLAGIGNIYKAELCFLAQVTPWTPVGDLPTSTLPRLAAAAHRLLDANKARRRNTTGSRRPGQDLFVYGRAHRPCLRCGTPVREAPQDDRPTYWCPRCQSGPTP from the coding sequence ATGCCCGAAGGAGACACCGTCTACCGCACCGCGGCCCGGCTGCGCGAAGCCCTCGCGGGCAAGGAACTCATCCGCTCCGACCTCCGCGTCCCCCGCTTCGCCACCGCGGACCTCACGGGCTTCACCACCCTCGAGGTGGTCACCCGGGGCAAGCACCTCCTCATGCGCTTCGGCCCCCCGCCGGCGCCCGACACCGGGTCCGGCGCCGGCACCGACACCGGACGTGGCGCCGCCCCCCACCCCCTCCTCACCCTCCACACCCACCTCCGCATGGACGGCACCTGGCGCATCCTCCCCGCCACCACCGGCGCCCCCACCGGACCCCCCACAGCCGCCCCCGCCCGCCCCCGCCCACCCGGCCCCGCCCACGAGATCCGCGTCATCCTCGGCACCGCCACCCACACCGCCGTCGGCTACCGCCTCCCCGTCGTGGAACTGCTCCGCACCGCGGACGAGCACCGCGCCGTCGGCCACCTCGGCCCCGATCTCCTCGGTCCCGACTGGGACGAGGCCACCGCCGCCGCGAACCTCCTCGCCACCCCCGCCCGCCCCCTCGGCGAGGCCCTCCTCGACCAGCGCAACCTGGCCGGCATCGGCAACATCTACAAGGCCGAGCTCTGCTTCCTCGCCCAGGTCACCCCCTGGACCCCGGTGGGGGATCTGCCGACCAGCACCCTGCCCCGCCTCGCCGCGGCCGCGCACCGGCTCCTCGACGCGAACAAGGCCCGCCGCCGCAACACGACCGGCAGCCGTCGCCCCGGCCAGGACCTGTTCGTCTACGGCCGCGCCCACCGCCCCTGCCTGCGCTGCGGCACCCCCGTCCGCGAGGCCCCCCAGGACGACCGCCCCACCTACTGGTGCCCCCGGTGCCAATCCGGCCCGACACCATAG
- a CDS encoding dihydrofolate reductase family protein: protein MAQLLRVQNFGVSSDGIGAGEDQTLERPFGHVKPERLFSWAGATASWPMRTDPGGSRGLDDYFTRDYARNIGAEIMGRNKFGPQRGPWQDYEWQGWWGDEPPFRTPVFVMTHHERPSLTLSDTTFHFVGGDPATVLAQAREAAQGKDVRLGGGASTIRQFLDADLVDTLHVVVSPVKLGSGVRLWESPDELLDRFHLEVVPSPSGVTHHVFWRK, encoded by the coding sequence ATGGCTCAGCTGCTGAGGGTGCAGAACTTCGGCGTTTCGAGTGACGGCATCGGTGCCGGTGAGGACCAGACCCTGGAGAGGCCATTCGGTCATGTGAAGCCCGAGAGGCTGTTCTCCTGGGCCGGTGCCACGGCGAGCTGGCCCATGCGCACCGACCCCGGGGGCAGCCGGGGCCTCGACGACTACTTCACGCGGGACTACGCGCGCAACATCGGGGCCGAGATCATGGGCCGCAACAAGTTCGGGCCCCAGCGCGGGCCCTGGCAGGACTACGAGTGGCAGGGATGGTGGGGTGATGAGCCCCCGTTCCGCACCCCGGTGTTCGTCATGACCCACCACGAGCGTCCTTCGCTCACGCTCTCCGACACCACGTTCCACTTCGTGGGCGGCGACCCCGCCACGGTCCTCGCTCAGGCCCGGGAGGCTGCGCAAGGCAAGGACGTCCGGCTCGGCGGCGGGGCCTCCACCATCAGGCAGTTCCTCGACGCCGACCTCGTCGACACCCTGCACGTGGTGGTCTCACCGGTGAAGCTCGGGTCCGGGGTGCGGCTCTGGGAGTCCCCCGACGAGCTGCTCGACCGGTTCCACCTGGAGGTCGTGCCCAGCCCGAGCGGGGTGACGCACCACGTGTTCTGGCGGAAGTGA
- a CDS encoding helix-turn-helix domain-containing protein produces the protein MSIGNANSPEDERPSTDDRSEDRLVERSVEEPSIGTALKKARIAAGLTVDEVSSTTRVRIPIVHAIESDDFTRCGGDVYARGHIRTLARAVRLDPEPLIDSYDAAHGGRPAPTPAAPMFEAERIRPERQRPNWTAAMVAAIVAVIGFVGFTAFGGADEKAKRPVAEGSAAPKPAPTPNASKPSVQAPPAPTAPKPEPSDSAIAAAPKGLVTVVLTAHDGESWISAKDHSGRLLFDGTLEQGQSKTFTDKESIDLVLGDAGVVKLFVNGKEIKDEFQPGQVERLTYTKDDPREGQAQAG, from the coding sequence GTGTCCATCGGCAACGCCAACTCCCCCGAAGATGAGCGGCCTTCGACCGACGACCGGTCCGAGGACCGGCTCGTCGAACGTTCCGTCGAAGAGCCGTCCATCGGGACGGCCCTCAAGAAGGCCCGGATCGCCGCCGGGCTGACTGTCGACGAGGTCAGTTCCACCACCCGCGTGCGCATTCCGATCGTGCACGCGATCGAATCCGACGATTTCACGCGCTGCGGCGGCGATGTCTATGCCCGCGGCCACATCCGTACGCTCGCCCGTGCCGTACGACTCGATCCGGAACCCCTGATCGACAGCTACGACGCGGCCCACGGCGGCCGGCCGGCACCCACCCCCGCCGCGCCGATGTTCGAAGCCGAGCGGATCCGCCCCGAGCGGCAGCGGCCCAACTGGACCGCCGCCATGGTCGCCGCCATCGTCGCCGTGATCGGCTTCGTCGGCTTCACGGCCTTCGGCGGCGCCGACGAGAAGGCCAAGCGGCCGGTGGCGGAAGGTTCCGCCGCGCCGAAGCCCGCACCCACCCCCAACGCCTCCAAGCCTTCGGTCCAGGCGCCGCCGGCGCCCACGGCTCCCAAGCCGGAGCCGTCCGACAGCGCCATCGCCGCCGCGCCCAAGGGCCTCGTCACGGTCGTCCTGACGGCCCACGACGGGGAGAGCTGGATCTCGGCCAAGGACCACAGCGGCCGGCTCCTCTTCGACGGCACCCTCGAACAGGGTCAGTCGAAGACGTTCACGGACAAGGAGTCCATCGACCTGGTGCTCGGCGATGCCGGGGTCGTGAAGCTCTTCGTGAACGGCAAGGAGATCAAGGACGAGTTCCAGCCCGGACAGGTGGAACGTCTCACATACACCAAGGACGACCCCCGTGAGGGCCAGGCCCAGGCGGGCTGA
- a CDS encoding CinA family protein, translating into MAGEAPRNAAGAAGDGGSVAADVLRLLAESNGTVAVAESLTGGMVAAELTAVPGASKSFRGSVTAYATELKHRVLGVDAGLLEAEGAVNPQVAEEMAAGVRRVLGASWGIATTGVAGPDPQDGQPVGTVFIAVAGPGVRKTARLRLKGSRAEIRRESARTVLELLASELRENLRGQDTEQDGGI; encoded by the coding sequence GTGGCCGGTGAAGCGCCGCGGAATGCCGCAGGGGCTGCCGGGGACGGCGGGTCGGTCGCGGCCGATGTGCTGAGGCTCCTCGCGGAGAGTAACGGTACGGTCGCCGTGGCGGAGTCGCTGACCGGCGGGATGGTGGCGGCGGAGCTGACGGCCGTCCCGGGCGCCTCCAAGTCCTTCCGCGGGTCCGTCACGGCGTACGCGACCGAGCTCAAGCACCGGGTGCTGGGCGTGGACGCCGGGCTGCTCGAGGCCGAAGGCGCGGTGAACCCGCAGGTCGCGGAGGAGATGGCGGCCGGAGTGCGGCGCGTACTCGGCGCTTCCTGGGGCATCGCGACCACCGGAGTGGCCGGCCCCGACCCGCAGGACGGGCAGCCCGTGGGCACCGTTTTCATCGCCGTGGCGGGTCCCGGGGTCAGGAAAACGGCCCGGCTGCGGTTGAAAGGCTCCCGCGCGGAAATCCGTAGGGAGAGTGCACGGACAGTGCTCGAGCTGCTCGCGAGCGAACTCCGCGAGAATCTGCGGGGGCAGGATACGGAACAGGACGGGGGGATTTGA
- a CDS encoding helix-turn-helix domain-containing protein codes for MILLRRLLGDVLRRQRQRQGRTLREVSSSARVSLGYLSEVERGQKEASSELLSAICDALDVRMSELMREVSDELSLAELAQSAAASEPVSAPVRPMLNSVSVASVTGGPERVTIKAPVEAVNVVAA; via the coding sequence ATGATTCTGCTCCGTCGCCTGCTGGGTGACGTGCTGCGTCGGCAGCGCCAGCGCCAGGGCCGTACTCTGCGCGAAGTCTCCTCGTCCGCCCGAGTTTCGCTCGGCTATCTCTCCGAGGTGGAGCGGGGGCAGAAGGAGGCATCTTCCGAGCTGCTCTCCGCGATCTGCGACGCGCTTGACGTACGGATGTCAGAGCTGATGCGGGAAGTCAGCGACGAGCTTTCGCTCGCCGAGCTGGCCCAGTCCGCCGCGGCGAGCGAACCGGTGTCCGCACCGGTCCGTCCGATGCTCAATTCGGTATCCGTGGCCTCGGTCACGGGTGGCCCGGAACGGGTGACCATCAAGGCGCCCGTGGAAGCGGTGAATGTCGTAGCCGCGTGA
- a CDS encoding response regulator yields MVQKAKILLVDDRPENLLALEAILSALDQTLVRASSGEEALKALLTDDFAVILLDVQMPGMDGFETAAHIKRRERTRDIPIIFLTAINHGPHHTFRGYAAGAVDYISKPFDPWVLRAKVSVFVELYTKNCQLREQAALLRLQLEGGSSNGAVDGSKETAGLLAELSARLAAVEEQAEALTKQLGEEAADPSVVATAAHLERKLTGLRRALDALEPGTGGGAPVLPAQG; encoded by the coding sequence ATGGTGCAGAAGGCCAAGATCCTCCTGGTCGACGACCGGCCGGAGAATCTGCTGGCGCTGGAGGCCATCCTCTCCGCGCTCGATCAGACACTGGTCCGGGCGTCGTCGGGGGAGGAAGCGCTCAAGGCGCTGCTGACGGACGACTTCGCGGTCATCCTGCTCGACGTGCAGATGCCGGGCATGGACGGGTTCGAGACGGCCGCGCACATCAAGCGGCGGGAGCGGACCCGGGACATCCCGATCATCTTCCTCACGGCGATCAACCACGGTCCGCACCACACCTTCCGCGGGTACGCGGCGGGCGCGGTGGACTACATCTCCAAGCCTTTCGACCCGTGGGTGCTGCGGGCCAAGGTCTCGGTGTTCGTCGAGCTGTATACGAAGAACTGCCAACTGCGCGAGCAGGCGGCGCTGCTGAGGCTCCAGCTGGAGGGCGGCAGCTCCAACGGCGCGGTGGACGGCTCCAAGGAGACGGCCGGCCTGCTGGCCGAGCTCTCCGCGCGGCTCGCCGCCGTGGAGGAGCAGGCGGAGGCACTGACCAAGCAGCTCGGCGAAGAGGCGGCCGACCCCTCGGTGGTGGCCACCGCGGCCCATCTGGAGCGCAAGCTCACCGGGCTGCGGCGGGCGCTCGACGCGCTGGAGCCGGGAACCGGGGGCGGGGCTCCCGTCCTGCCCGCTCAGGGCTGA
- a CDS encoding SDR family NAD(P)-dependent oxidoreductase: MPTPSAYELTGRTALITGAASGIGRATAVLLAEAGAAAHCADRDAQGLQETVELITKAGGRATAHPLDVTDRAAIKAAIAQAGPLDITAAIAGIMHSSSVLETSDEDLDRVLDINFKGVLRTCQEAARAMIAAGRPGSIITMASGAVDAAQPGLLCYSAAKAAVVQLTKTLATEAGPHGIRVNAVAPGWIRTPMTGRHSPEVQEQTEAMMTRMSPLRRVGEPEDIAQAVLYLASDASSFMTGQILRPNGGVAMPW; the protein is encoded by the coding sequence ATGCCTACACCCAGCGCGTACGAACTCACCGGCCGGACCGCCCTGATCACCGGCGCCGCCAGCGGCATCGGCCGGGCCACCGCCGTACTCCTCGCCGAAGCCGGAGCCGCCGCGCACTGCGCGGACCGCGACGCCCAGGGGCTCCAGGAGACGGTCGAACTGATCACCAAGGCCGGCGGCCGGGCCACCGCCCACCCCCTCGACGTGACCGACCGCGCCGCGATCAAGGCGGCGATCGCACAGGCCGGTCCGCTCGACATCACCGCCGCGATCGCCGGGATCATGCACAGCAGCAGCGTCCTGGAGACGTCCGACGAGGACCTCGACCGGGTCCTGGACATCAACTTCAAGGGAGTGCTGCGCACCTGCCAGGAGGCGGCGCGAGCCATGATCGCGGCCGGCCGGCCCGGCTCGATCATCACCATGGCCTCCGGCGCCGTGGACGCCGCCCAGCCCGGCCTGCTCTGCTACAGCGCCGCCAAGGCCGCCGTCGTCCAGCTGACCAAGACCCTCGCCACCGAGGCCGGCCCGCACGGCATCCGCGTCAACGCCGTCGCTCCCGGCTGGATCCGCACCCCGATGACCGGCCGGCACAGCCCCGAGGTCCAGGAGCAGACCGAGGCGATGATGACGCGGATGTCCCCGCTGCGCCGCGTGGGCGAGCCCGAGGACATAGCCCAGGCAGTGCTCTACCTCGCCTCGGACGCTTCGTCCTTCATGACGGGCCAGATCCTTCGCCCGAACGGTGGAGTCGCCATGCCCTGGTAA
- a CDS encoding FtsK/SpoIIIE family DNA translocase → MASSTSGKGSQSTAGTAKGRTGRTTAPAKKAAPARKPPAKKAAPAAKRAPVKKVAAKPAPSPTGGVLRLLRAFWLGIAHAVGAIFRGIGQGAKNLDPAHRKDGLALLLLALALIVAAGTWSNLSGPVGDLVTMLVTGAFGRLDLLVPVLLGVMAVRFIRHPEQADANGRIGIGLSALVIGVLGLVHIACGAPGRDEGTTAMQNAGGLIGWGASKPLIFTMGAPLAVPMLVLLTVFGLLVVTATPVNAIPQRLRSAGIRLGVIAPNEHDAEYAEYAEHDDSASAASAAADRHDAEQWRARSGAAGPGDPAEAAEEEALARRRRPRRSAGRSMDRGMDAVDVAAAAAAALDGVVYGGMPPSPLVADLTQGISVEREGREGSEITAPVPAAREEGPTREEQPVREEKREEKPAAAAAPPHDTTAAASGTLSVPDLTKAPPETQALPPRAEQLQLRGDITYSLPSLDLLEKGGPGKTRSAANDAVVASLTNVFMEFKVDAKVTGFTRGPTVTRYEVELGPAVKVERITALAKNIAYAVASPDVRIISPIPGKSAVGIEIPNTDREMVNLGDVLRLADAAEDDHPMLVALGKDVEGGYVMANLAKMPHVLVAGATGSGKSSCINCLITSVMVRATPEDVRMVLVDPKRVELTAYEGIPHLITPIITNPKRAAEALQWVVREMDLRYDDLAAFGYRHIDDFNKAIRDGKIKLPPGSERELSPYPYLLVIVDELADLMMVAPRDVEDSIVRITQLARAAGIHLVLATQRPSVDVVTGLIKANVPSRLAFATSSLADSRVILDQPGAEKLIGKGDGLFLPMGANKPVRLQGAFVTEDEIAGIVQHCKDQMAPVFRNDVTVGQKQKKEIDEEIGDDLDLLCQAAELVVSTQFGSTSMLQRKLRVGFAKAGRLMDLMESRGIVGPSEGSKARDVLLKADELDGVLAVIRGETPE, encoded by the coding sequence ATGGCCTCAAGTACGTCCGGTAAGGGTTCCCAGAGCACGGCGGGCACCGCGAAGGGCCGCACCGGCCGTACGACGGCGCCGGCGAAGAAGGCTGCCCCAGCCCGCAAACCGCCCGCCAAGAAGGCGGCGCCCGCCGCCAAGCGCGCCCCCGTCAAGAAGGTCGCGGCCAAGCCCGCGCCGTCCCCCACCGGGGGAGTGCTGCGGCTGCTGCGCGCCTTCTGGCTCGGCATCGCGCACGCGGTCGGCGCGATCTTCCGCGGCATCGGGCAGGGCGCGAAGAACCTCGACCCGGCCCACCGCAAGGACGGCCTCGCCCTGCTGCTGCTCGCGCTCGCGCTGATCGTCGCCGCCGGGACCTGGTCGAACCTGAGCGGGCCCGTCGGGGACCTGGTGACGATGCTGGTCACCGGCGCCTTCGGGCGGCTCGACCTGCTCGTGCCGGTCCTGCTCGGCGTCATGGCGGTACGTTTCATCCGCCATCCCGAACAGGCCGACGCCAACGGCCGCATCGGCATCGGGCTCTCCGCGCTGGTCATCGGGGTCCTGGGTCTCGTGCACATCGCCTGCGGAGCCCCCGGGCGCGACGAGGGCACCACCGCCATGCAGAACGCCGGCGGGCTGATCGGCTGGGGCGCCTCGAAGCCGCTGATCTTCACGATGGGCGCGCCGCTGGCCGTGCCGATGCTGGTGCTGCTCACCGTCTTCGGGCTGTTGGTGGTCACCGCCACCCCCGTCAACGCGATCCCGCAGCGGCTGCGGAGCGCGGGGATCCGCCTGGGGGTCATCGCTCCGAACGAACACGACGCCGAGTACGCCGAGTACGCGGAGCACGACGACTCCGCGAGCGCGGCCTCGGCCGCCGCGGACCGGCATGATGCCGAGCAGTGGCGGGCCCGCTCCGGCGCTGCCGGACCGGGGGACCCGGCGGAGGCCGCCGAGGAGGAGGCGCTCGCCCGGCGGCGGCGCCCCCGGCGGTCCGCGGGCCGGTCCATGGACCGCGGGATGGACGCCGTCGACGTGGCCGCGGCGGCCGCCGCCGCGCTGGACGGGGTGGTGTACGGCGGGATGCCGCCCTCCCCGCTGGTCGCCGACCTCACGCAGGGCATCTCGGTGGAGCGCGAAGGCCGCGAAGGTTCGGAGATCACCGCTCCGGTCCCGGCGGCGCGGGAGGAGGGGCCCACCCGCGAGGAGCAGCCCGTCCGCGAGGAGAAGCGCGAGGAGAAGCCCGCCGCCGCCGCGGCCCCGCCGCACGACACCACCGCGGCGGCCTCCGGGACGCTGTCCGTTCCCGACCTGACCAAGGCACCGCCCGAGACCCAGGCCCTGCCGCCCCGCGCCGAGCAGCTCCAGCTGCGCGGGGACATCACGTACTCCCTGCCCTCGCTGGACCTGTTGGAGAAGGGCGGACCGGGCAAGACGCGCAGCGCCGCGAACGATGCGGTCGTGGCCTCGCTGACGAACGTGTTCATGGAGTTCAAGGTCGACGCGAAGGTCACCGGTTTCACCCGGGGTCCGACGGTGACCCGCTACGAGGTGGAGCTGGGCCCGGCCGTGAAGGTCGAGCGGATCACGGCACTGGCCAAGAACATCGCCTACGCCGTGGCCTCGCCCGACGTGCGCATCATCAGCCCGATCCCGGGCAAGTCGGCGGTCGGCATCGAGATCCCGAACACCGACCGCGAGATGGTCAACCTGGGGGACGTGCTCCGGCTGGCGGACGCCGCCGAGGACGACCACCCGATGCTGGTCGCGCTCGGCAAGGACGTCGAGGGCGGCTACGTCATGGCCAACCTGGCGAAGATGCCGCACGTGCTGGTCGCCGGAGCCACCGGTTCCGGAAAGTCCTCCTGCATCAACTGCCTGATCACCTCGGTCATGGTGCGGGCCACCCCGGAGGACGTCCGGATGGTGCTCGTGGACCCCAAGCGGGTGGAGCTGACGGCGTACGAGGGCATCCCGCACCTGATCACGCCGATCATCACCAACCCCAAGCGGGCCGCCGAGGCCCTCCAGTGGGTCGTGCGCGAGATGGACCTGCGCTACGACGACCTGGCGGCCTTCGGGTACCGGCACATCGACGACTTCAACAAGGCGATCCGCGACGGCAAGATCAAACTGCCGCCGGGCAGCGAGCGGGAGCTCAGCCCGTACCCGTACCTGCTGGTGATCGTCGACGAGCTCGCCGACCTGATGATGGTGGCCCCGCGCGACGTGGAGGACTCGATCGTCCGCATCACCCAGCTCGCCCGCGCGGCCGGCATCCACCTGGTGCTCGCGACGCAGCGGCCCTCGGTGGACGTGGTGACCGGTCTGATCAAGGCGAACGTGCCCTCCCGCCTGGCCTTCGCGACCTCCTCGCTCGCCGACAGCCGGGTCATCCTCGACCAGCCGGGCGCGGAGAAGCTCATCGGCAAGGGCGACGGGCTGTTCCTGCCGATGGGCGCGAACAAGCCCGTGCGGCTCCAGGGCGCCTTCGTCACCGAGGACGAGATCGCCGGGATCGTGCAGCACTGCAAGGACCAGATGGCGCCGGTCTTCCGCAACGACGTCACCGTCGGGCAGAAGCAGAAGAAGGAGATCGACGAGGAGATCGGCGACGACCTGGACCTGCTGTGCCAGGCGGCCGAACTGGTCGTCTCGACGCAGTTCGGGTCCACCTCGATGCTCCAGCGCAAGCTGCGGGTCGGCTTCGCGAAGGCCGGGCGGCTGATGGACCTGATGGAGTCGCGGGGGATCGTCGGACCGAGCGAGGGGTCCAAGGCGCGCGACGTGCTGCTGAAGGCCGACGAACTGGACGGCGTGCTCGCGGTGATCCGGGGGGAGACTCCCGAGTAA
- the rimO gene encoding 30S ribosomal protein S12 methylthiotransferase RimO — translation MPERRTVALVTLGCARNEVDSEELAGRLAADGWELVEDAADADVAVVNTCGFVEAAKKDSVDALLEANDLKDHGRTQAVVAVGCMAERYGKELAEALPEADGVLGFDDYADISDRLQTILNGGIHASHTPRDRRKLLPISPAERQDADVALPGHAQSTPVEEPAAAPADLPEGVAPASGPRAPLRRRLDKSPVASVKLASGCDRRCSFCAIPSFRGSFISRRPSDVLGETRWLAEQGVKEIMLVSENNTSYGKDLGDIRLLETLLPELAEVDGIERVRVSYLQPAEMRPGLIDVLTSTPKVVPYFDLSFQHSAPDVLRAMRRFGDTDRFLELLDTIRTKAPTAGVRSNFIVGFPGEKESDFAELERFLTSARLDAIGVFGYSDEDGTEAVTYENKLDADTIAERLAHMQRLAEELTSQRAEERIGETLEVLVETVVPIDEAEDGEGAYGRAAHQAPETDGQVVFTDGAGLVPGRIVTAKVVGTLGVDLVAEPLGVDLEEAAG, via the coding sequence ATGCCCGAACGCCGTACCGTCGCCCTTGTCACTCTTGGCTGCGCCCGTAACGAGGTGGACTCGGAGGAGCTCGCAGGCCGCTTGGCGGCGGATGGCTGGGAGCTCGTCGAGGACGCCGCCGATGCGGACGTAGCCGTCGTCAACACCTGCGGCTTCGTCGAAGCCGCCAAAAAGGACTCCGTAGACGCCCTGCTGGAGGCCAACGATCTCAAGGATCACGGCCGCACGCAGGCCGTCGTAGCCGTCGGCTGTATGGCCGAGCGCTACGGCAAGGAACTTGCCGAAGCGCTCCCCGAGGCCGACGGCGTACTCGGCTTCGACGACTACGCCGACATCTCCGACCGCCTCCAGACCATCCTCAACGGCGGCATCCACGCCTCCCACACCCCGCGTGACCGGCGCAAGCTGCTGCCGATCAGCCCGGCCGAGCGCCAGGACGCCGACGTGGCCCTGCCGGGCCACGCGCAGTCGACGCCCGTCGAGGAGCCGGCAGCCGCCCCCGCGGACCTCCCGGAGGGCGTCGCCCCCGCCTCCGGTCCGCGCGCGCCGCTGCGCCGCCGGCTGGACAAGAGCCCCGTCGCCTCGGTCAAGCTCGCGTCCGGCTGTGACCGGCGCTGCTCCTTCTGCGCCATCCCGTCCTTCCGCGGCTCCTTCATCTCCCGCCGCCCCAGCGACGTGCTGGGCGAGACGCGCTGGCTCGCGGAGCAGGGCGTCAAGGAGATCATGCTGGTCTCCGAGAACAACACCTCGTACGGCAAGGACCTGGGCGACATCCGCCTGCTGGAGACCCTGCTGCCCGAGCTGGCCGAGGTGGACGGCATCGAGCGCGTCCGCGTCAGCTACCTCCAGCCCGCCGAGATGCGGCCCGGCCTGATCGACGTACTCACCTCGACCCCCAAGGTCGTCCCGTACTTCGACCTCTCCTTCCAGCACTCGGCCCCCGACGTGCTGCGAGCCATGCGCCGCTTCGGTGACACCGACCGGTTCCTGGAACTGCTCGACACCATCCGCACCAAGGCCCCGACGGCCGGCGTCCGGTCCAACTTCATCGTCGGCTTCCCCGGCGAGAAGGAGTCGGACTTCGCCGAGCTGGAGCGTTTCCTCACCAGCGCGCGCCTCGACGCCATCGGCGTCTTCGGCTACTCCGACGAGGACGGCACCGAGGCGGTCACGTACGAGAACAAGCTGGACGCCGACACCATCGCCGAGCGCCTCGCCCACATGCAGCGCCTCGCCGAGGAGCTCACCTCGCAGCGCGCGGAGGAGCGGATCGGAGAGACGCTGGAGGTGCTCGTCGAGACGGTCGTCCCGATCGACGAGGCGGAGGACGGCGAGGGCGCCTACGGGCGCGCCGCACACCAGGCCCCCGAGACCGACGGCCAGGTCGTCTTCACGGACGGCGCGGGCCTGGTCCCGGGGCGTATCGTCACGGCGAAGGTGGTCGGCACCCTGGGTGTGGACCTGGTGGCGGAGCCCCTGGGCGTGGATCTTGAGGAGGCGGCCGGATGA